A region from the Fusarium musae strain F31 chromosome 1, whole genome shotgun sequence genome encodes:
- a CDS encoding hypothetical protein (EggNog:ENOG41) — MAMSRANGPLRTCLRQLVRSEGYGPSCNLLIMQLTDQTSPANPLRSIVATPRAFSTSPSLLKKRKITAPSNSPNSANAKAAAGSVNKAEFDTAKVPMPDPEDPLDFTAVIAAYAPIDAHFKTQLAGMIHGGRFNPTNLGSLPVPVKDHDGNDVTFPLRELAQVVPRSGRAISLLVNDKEYIKPIMSAVQASREFNQQPQRSEDNELELLLKVELERKDDVERRIKETVQHWKDRIRNARSRHEKTLKDWKKSGTVLPDIVKKAEKELQKVQDKKMKEIDQEEAQTIRQL, encoded by the coding sequence ATGGCAATGTCAAGAGCCAATGGCCCTCTACGAACATGCCTGCGGCAACTCGTGCGCTCAGAGGGGTATGGCCCCTCTTgcaatcttctcatcatgCAATTGACTGACCAAACCAGCCCAGCTAATCCCCTCCGATCGATAGTCGCTACACCCCGCGCCTTCAGCACGTCTCCCTCTCtgctcaagaagcgcaagatcACAGCCCCTAGCAACAGCCCCAACAGCGCCAATGCGAAGGCAGCTGCAGGCTCTGTGAACAAGGCCGAGTTCGACACTGCAAAGGTGCCGATGCCGGATCCCGAAGACCCCCTCGATTTTACAGCTGTTATTGCTGCATATGCTCCTATTGATGCGCACTTTAAGACCCAGCTGGCTGGTATGATCCATGGCGGACGGTTCAATCCTACCAATTTGGGATCGCTGCCTGTTCCCGTGAAGGACCATGACGGCAATGATGTGACATTCCCTCTACGAGAGCTGGCGCAAGTCGTTCCTCGATCTGGTCGAGCTATTTCACTACTTGTGAACGACAAGGAGTACATCAAGCCTATCATGTCAGCGGTACAAGCAAGTCGCGAGTTCAACCAGCAACCACAGCGATCAGAGGACaacgagcttgagcttcttctcaaggtgGAGCTCGAGCGCAAGGACGACGTCGAGCGGCGAATCAAAGAGACAGTACAGCACTGGAAGGACCGCATTCGCAATGCTAGATCCAGACATGAAAAGACACTCAAGGACTGGAAGAAGTCAGGCACTGTCCTCCCTGACATTGTCAAaaaggccgagaaggagcTTCAAAAGGTACAAGACAAAAAGATGAAGGAAATCGACCAGGAAGAGGCACAGACCATCCGTCAACTATAG
- the PZH1 gene encoding serine/threonine protein phosphatase Pzh1: MGNNNSTPGGSNSKGSGSAGPDGPLQSYPSFSRSDTKESSRSFRSLGSKIRGSKSDSPRNSQVISNGDTAAETKTEERRSSRHGRSSSSRLSRSELPPLNTAASDMSAAESALADSAIGDDQPPPSPVQGNTKGGAHDVSAAQASGEVDHVSDQPPSVNAGATAHMQAPGQSILVKRENTINPVNSPSAESKTEGNSNVAMSEIKDIDLDDFIKRLLDAGYAGKVTKSVCLKNAEIVAICQRAREVLLSQPALLELDAPVKVVGDVHGQYTDVIRMFEMCGFPPNSNYLFLGDYVDRGKQSLETILLLLCYKLKFPENFFLLRGNHECANVTRVYGFYDECKRRCNVKIWKTFIDCFNTLPIAAIVAGKIFCVHGGLSPALVHMDDIRNIARPTDVPDYGLLNDLLWSDPADMEQDWEANERGVSYCFGKRVITEFLAVHDFDLICRAHMVVEDGYEFFNDRVLVTVFSAPNYCGEFDNWGAVMSVSAELLCSFELLKPLDSSALKSHIKKSRNKRQHMLNSPPAMVQPQSV, encoded by the exons ATGGGAAACAACAACTCCACTCCAGGCGGATCCAACTCCAAAGGCTCCGGCTCGGCCGGGCCTGATGGACCCCTCCAGTCTTACCCATCGTTCAGCAGATCTGACACCAAGGAATCGTCCCGCTCGTTTCGATCTCTAGGCTCAAAGATCCGTGGTAGCAAGTCTGATAGTCCCAGGAACTCACAGGTCATATCCAATGGTGACACTGCGGCCGAAACAAAGACTGAGGAACGACGATCCAGTAGGCATGGAcgttcaagctcttctcgaTTGAGCCGCAGTGAGCTTCCTCCACTTAACACCGCTGCGTCAGACATGTCAGCGGCCGAATCGGCCCTCGCAGACTCGGCTATTGGAGACGATCAACCGCCTCCATCTCCCGTTCAAGGAAACACCAAGGGCGGTGCCCACGATGTGAGCGCTGCGCAAGCGTCGGGAGAGGTTGATCATGTTTCTGACCAGCCTCCGTCTGTCAACGCTGGAGCTACTGCGCACATGCAAGCTCCAGGTCAGTCTATCCTGGTGAAGCGagaaaacaccatcaacccaGTCAACAGCCCTTCTGCCGAGTCCAAGACAGAGGGAAACTCCAATGTCGCCATGTCTGAGATTAAGGATATCGATCTCGATGACTTTATTAAGCGACTCTTGGATGCGGGTTATGCTGGGAAGGTCACCAAGAGCGTCTGCCTCAAGAATGCTGAGATTGTAGCCATTTGTCAGAGGGCTAGGGAAGTTCTGCTGTCACAGCCTGCTCTCTTAGAGTTGGATGCCCCAGTAAAGGTCGTGGGTGATGTCCATGGCCAGTATACCGATGTTATCCGAATGTTTGAGATGTGTGGTTTCCCCCCTAACTCGAACTACCTTTTCCTCGGCGACTATGTTGATCGAGGTAAGCAGTCTCTGGAGACTATCCTGCTACTCCTCTGCTATAAGCTCAAGTTCCCCGAGAACTTTTTCCTCCTCCGCGGAAATCACGAGTGCGCCAATGTCACACGAGTTTATGGCTTCTACGATGAATGCAAGCGACGGTGTAATGTCAAAATCTGGAAGACGTTTATTGACTGCTTTAATACTTTACCCATTGCGGCCATTGTCGCGGGCAAGATCTTCTGCGTTCACGGAGGACTTTCACCTGCGCTAGTTCACATGGACGATATTCGAAATATTGCTCGCCCGACAGATGTCCCTGATTATGGACTACTGAACGATCTCCTTTGGTCTGACCCCGCAGACATGGAACAAGACTGGGAAGCCAACGAGAGAGGTGTCAGTTATTGTTTTGGCAAACGAGTCATTACCGAATTTTTAGCAGTGCATGATTTTGATCTTATTTGTCGTGCGCACATGGTAGTCGAGGACGGTTATGAATTCTTCAATGATAGGGTTCTGGTAACAGTCTTTAGTGCACCCAAT TATTGCGGTGAGTTTGATAACTGGGGCGCTGTTATGTCAGTATCTGCGGAGCTGCTCTGCagctttgagcttctcaagcctCTTGACTCAAGCGCCTTGAAGAGTCATATCAAGAAGAGCCGAAACAAGCGACAGCACATGCTCAACAGTCCG CCCGCTATGGTCCAACCTCAGAGCGTGTAA
- a CDS encoding hypothetical protein (EggNog:ENOG41~CAZy:GT1), with product MRLWRHEHGFGPMMKSKYFFDSFWTDTYKSLRSLCENDSTRPDFIVADFFADSAARDMLKQFNIQLASVWPQMPYAMAPVSYHPGQPGFQADGALTSEHASLSSRFWNEFVVLAALPTIIPWLIWTKRMRVDAGVNYSHSLLSKPDYLVLVNSFWGLEAPKELPPLIAPVGPILSDEYLPLDEDLAQFLSSHDRTIYVCLGTHVNLPGEELEKYLLGFIQALDDGSINGVIWSVPQKPRANFDTLKSYSLSDGSSISITDLLHDSHPHFRLPIFAPQRAILAHPNTVLFLTHGGGSSANETLFHGTPVLAIGYFFDQLCNSARLKAAGVGMSLDKSYLTPSSISSAIANITKDEDGSFAMNVRRMQGIAALNSKRKQLAADLIEEVMIDQELRFKKGVELRPMHLQTADMSMPIWKARNWDMWSISLTGLAVGGVASWWIATHGWKKLPTILARSVRLSRGLARGILDSPKS from the coding sequence ATGCGTCTCTGGCGCCATGAGCACGGCTTCGGTCCCATGATGAAGTCAAAATACTTCTTTGACAGCTTCTGGACTGATACTTACAAGTCTCTTCGATCTTTATGCGAAAATGACTCTACGAGGCCCGACTTTATTGTTGCAGACTTCTTCGCCGATAGCGCTGCGAGGGATATGCTCAAGCAGTTCAATATCCAACTAGCGAGTGTCTGGCCTCAAATGCCTTATGCCATGGCTCCTGTCAGTTATCATCCCGGCCAGCCTGGTTTCCAAGCCGATGGGGCTTTGACTTCGGAGCACGCTTCTCTATCATCACGGTTCTGGAACGAATTTGTGGTTCTCGCCGCGCTCCCTACTATCATTCCATGGTTAATATGGACCAAACGAATGCGTGTTGATGCTGGCGTCAACTATAGCCACTCACTTCTTTCAAAGCCTGATTATCTTGTTCTGGTCAACTCCTTCTGGGGCCTTGAAGCGCCGAAGGAATTGCCGCCTCTTATAGCACCTGTTGGACCTATCTTGAGTGATGAATACCTTCCATTGGACGAAGACCTGGCTCAGTTTCTAAGTAGCCATGATAGGACCATCTATGTGTGCCTGGGGACGCATGTCAACCTTCCGGGCGAAGAACTTGAAAAGTATCTCCTTGGGTTCATCCAAGCTCTCGACGATGGCTCGATCAATGGAGTCATATGGTCTGTCCCCCAAAAGCCTCGCGCCAattttgacaccctcaaGTCTTATAGTCTGTCTGATGGTTCAAGCATATCCATTACTGATCTTCTGCATGATTCCCACCCGCACTTTCGGCTTCCCATCTTTGCACCACAGCGCGCCATACTAGCACATCCTAATAcagtcctcttcctcactcATGGGGGCGGCTCAAGTGCCAACGAAACTCTCTTCCATGGAACACCAGTCCTCGCTATCGGATACTTCTTCGACCAGCTCTGCAACAGTGCCCGACTAAAAGCCGCCGGTGTAGGTATGTCTCTCGACAAATCCTACCTCACaccatcttccatctcctccgCTATCGCAAACATCACAAAGGATGAAGACGGTTCCTTTGCCATGAATGTCCGTCGTATGCAAGGCATAGCAGCTCTCAACTCGAAGCGCAAACAACTTGCAGCTGATCTCATTGAGGAAGTTATGATAGACCAAGAACTTCGGTTCAAGAAAGGTGTTGAGCTGCGACCAATGCACCTGCAGACAGCAGATATGAGCATGCCTATATGGAAGGCAAGGAATTGGGACATGTGGTCCATAAGCCTCACGGGTCTCGCAGTTGGTGGCGTGGCAAGTTGGTGGATTGCAACACATGGCTGGAAGAAGTTGCCCACCATACTGGCACGATCTGTCAGACTCAGTAGAGGTCTTGCAAGGGGAATACTTGATAGTCCCAAATCATGA